One window of the Silurus meridionalis isolate SWU-2019-XX chromosome 24, ASM1480568v1, whole genome shotgun sequence genome contains the following:
- the sept3 gene encoding neuronal-specific septin-3 isoform X1: protein MPRSGADKGCEQTLIEENSLTVEQVKFAQLHPQDDSLLRKPSVSEGRQSEQEIIPLPGIFSFTHMSEIVPPEVKPKPAVPVKPSHVVPPSGIPPAPLQGSGAGGQGSGGGSTLLGYVGIDTIIEQMRKKTMKTGFDFNIMIVGQSGLGKSTMVNTLFKSQVSRRSSGWSRDEKIPKTVEIKSVSHVIEEGGVKMKLTVIDTPGFGDQINNENCWEPISKYINEQYEKFLKEEVNIARKKRIPDTRVHCCLYFISPTGHSLRQLDIEFMKHLSRTVNIIPVIAKADTLTPEEKTEFKQRVRKELEVCGIEFYPQKEFDEDQEDKADNDKIRETMPFAVVGSDKEYQVNCKRVLGRKTAWGIVEVENPNHCEFSQLRDFLIRSHLQDLKEVTHNIHYETYRAKRLNDNGGLHPISTSNSTQESNL from the exons ATGCCACGATCCGGAGCTGACAAAGGATGTGAACAAACATTAATAGAAGAAAACAGTTTGACAGTTGAACAAGTGAAATTTGCTCAGTTACATCCGCAGGATGATTCCCTACTGAGGAAGCCATCTGTTTCTGAGGGAAGGCAAAGCGAACAAGAGATAATCCCACTTCCTGGTATATTCTCATTTACAC ACATGTCAGAAATCGTGCCTCCAGAAGTGAAACCTAAACCTGCCGTCCCTGTCAAGCCTTCACATGTGGTACCACCCTCTGGCATCCCCCCTGCACCCCTCCAGGGGTCAGGGGCTGGAGGTCAGGGATCAGGAGGAGGCTCAACATTGTTGGGATATGTTGGGATAGACACCATTATTGAACAGATGAGAAAGAAGACCATGAAGACTGGCTTTGATTTCAACATCATGATTGTGG GTCAGAGTGGCTTAGGGAAATCCACCATGGTGAATACTCTATTTAAGTCTCAGGTGAGCAGGCGGAGCTCTGGCTGGAGTCGTGATGAGAAGATCCCCAAAACTGTGGAGATTAAATCAGTATCACATG TGATAGAAGAGGGTGGTGTGAAAATGAAACTGACAGTGATTGATACCCCTGGATTTGGGGACCAGATCAACAATGAAAACTG CTGGGAGCcaatatctaaatatattaaTGAGCAGTATGAGAAGTTTCTGAAGGAAGAAGTAAACATTGCCCGTAAAAAACGGATCCCGGACACCCGAGTGCACTGCTGCTTGTACTTCATATCTCCAACTGGACACTC ACTGAGGCAGCTAGACATTGAGTTTATGAAGCATTTAAGTCGAACTGTGAACATCATTCCTGTCATTGCCAAAGCGGATACGCTGACTCCCGAGGAAAAAACAGAGTTCAAGCAGAGG GTAAGGAAGGAgctggaagtgtgtggaatcgAATTTTATCCACAAAAGGAGTTTGATGAAGACCAGGAGGACAAGGCAGATAACGATAAGATCAGG gagacCATGCCTTTTGCAGTAGTGGGAAGTGACAAAGAGTACCAAGTCAACTGCAAACGGGTTCTGGGTCGGAAGACTGCCTGGGGAATAGTAGAAG TTGAAAACCCAAATCACTGTGAATTCTCTCAACTACGGGACTTCTTGATCAG gTCTCACCTTCAAGATCTGAAAGAGGTCACCCACAACATCCACTACGAGACGTACCGGGCCAAAAGGCTCAATGACAATGGAGGACTCCATCCTATCTCAACCAGCAACAGCACCCAGGAAAGCAACCTGTGA
- the sept3 gene encoding neuronal-specific septin-3 isoform X2, with the protein MRQAFAAHCRTVRQHAQCTDMRSSKCELKWWHSSKQDAYENATWDSAVKYMSEIVPPEVKPKPAVPVKPSHVVPPSGIPPAPLQGSGAGGQGSGGGSTLLGYVGIDTIIEQMRKKTMKTGFDFNIMIVGQSGLGKSTMVNTLFKSQVSRRSSGWSRDEKIPKTVEIKSVSHVIEEGGVKMKLTVIDTPGFGDQINNENCWEPISKYINEQYEKFLKEEVNIARKKRIPDTRVHCCLYFISPTGHSLRQLDIEFMKHLSRTVNIIPVIAKADTLTPEEKTEFKQRVRKELEVCGIEFYPQKEFDEDQEDKADNDKIRETMPFAVVGSDKEYQVNCKRVLGRKTAWGIVEVENPNHCEFSQLRDFLIRSHLQDLKEVTHNIHYETYRAKRLNDNGGLHPISTSNSTQESNL; encoded by the exons ATGAGACAAGCATTTGCCGCTCACTGCCGCACCGTACGCCAACATGCACAGTGCACTGACATGCGATCGAGTAAATGTGAGCTAAAGTGGTGGCATTCAAGTAAACAGGATGCATATGAAAACGCGACATGGGACAGTGCTGTTAAAT ACATGTCAGAAATCGTGCCTCCAGAAGTGAAACCTAAACCTGCCGTCCCTGTCAAGCCTTCACATGTGGTACCACCCTCTGGCATCCCCCCTGCACCCCTCCAGGGGTCAGGGGCTGGAGGTCAGGGATCAGGAGGAGGCTCAACATTGTTGGGATATGTTGGGATAGACACCATTATTGAACAGATGAGAAAGAAGACCATGAAGACTGGCTTTGATTTCAACATCATGATTGTGG GTCAGAGTGGCTTAGGGAAATCCACCATGGTGAATACTCTATTTAAGTCTCAGGTGAGCAGGCGGAGCTCTGGCTGGAGTCGTGATGAGAAGATCCCCAAAACTGTGGAGATTAAATCAGTATCACATG TGATAGAAGAGGGTGGTGTGAAAATGAAACTGACAGTGATTGATACCCCTGGATTTGGGGACCAGATCAACAATGAAAACTG CTGGGAGCcaatatctaaatatattaaTGAGCAGTATGAGAAGTTTCTGAAGGAAGAAGTAAACATTGCCCGTAAAAAACGGATCCCGGACACCCGAGTGCACTGCTGCTTGTACTTCATATCTCCAACTGGACACTC ACTGAGGCAGCTAGACATTGAGTTTATGAAGCATTTAAGTCGAACTGTGAACATCATTCCTGTCATTGCCAAAGCGGATACGCTGACTCCCGAGGAAAAAACAGAGTTCAAGCAGAGG GTAAGGAAGGAgctggaagtgtgtggaatcgAATTTTATCCACAAAAGGAGTTTGATGAAGACCAGGAGGACAAGGCAGATAACGATAAGATCAGG gagacCATGCCTTTTGCAGTAGTGGGAAGTGACAAAGAGTACCAAGTCAACTGCAAACGGGTTCTGGGTCGGAAGACTGCCTGGGGAATAGTAGAAG TTGAAAACCCAAATCACTGTGAATTCTCTCAACTACGGGACTTCTTGATCAG gTCTCACCTTCAAGATCTGAAAGAGGTCACCCACAACATCCACTACGAGACGTACCGGGCCAAAAGGCTCAATGACAATGGAGGACTCCATCCTATCTCAACCAGCAACAGCACCCAGGAAAGCAACCTGTGA
- the sept3 gene encoding neuronal-specific septin-3 isoform X3 yields the protein MSEIVPPEVKPKPAVPVKPSHVVPPSGIPPAPLQGSGAGGQGSGGGSTLLGYVGIDTIIEQMRKKTMKTGFDFNIMIVGQSGLGKSTMVNTLFKSQVSRRSSGWSRDEKIPKTVEIKSVSHVIEEGGVKMKLTVIDTPGFGDQINNENCWEPISKYINEQYEKFLKEEVNIARKKRIPDTRVHCCLYFISPTGHSLRQLDIEFMKHLSRTVNIIPVIAKADTLTPEEKTEFKQRVRKELEVCGIEFYPQKEFDEDQEDKADNDKIRETMPFAVVGSDKEYQVNCKRVLGRKTAWGIVEVENPNHCEFSQLRDFLIRSHLQDLKEVTHNIHYETYRAKRLNDNGGLHPISTSNSTQESNL from the exons ATGTCAGAAATCGTGCCTCCAGAAGTGAAACCTAAACCTGCCGTCCCTGTCAAGCCTTCACATGTGGTACCACCCTCTGGCATCCCCCCTGCACCCCTCCAGGGGTCAGGGGCTGGAGGTCAGGGATCAGGAGGAGGCTCAACATTGTTGGGATATGTTGGGATAGACACCATTATTGAACAGATGAGAAAGAAGACCATGAAGACTGGCTTTGATTTCAACATCATGATTGTGG GTCAGAGTGGCTTAGGGAAATCCACCATGGTGAATACTCTATTTAAGTCTCAGGTGAGCAGGCGGAGCTCTGGCTGGAGTCGTGATGAGAAGATCCCCAAAACTGTGGAGATTAAATCAGTATCACATG TGATAGAAGAGGGTGGTGTGAAAATGAAACTGACAGTGATTGATACCCCTGGATTTGGGGACCAGATCAACAATGAAAACTG CTGGGAGCcaatatctaaatatattaaTGAGCAGTATGAGAAGTTTCTGAAGGAAGAAGTAAACATTGCCCGTAAAAAACGGATCCCGGACACCCGAGTGCACTGCTGCTTGTACTTCATATCTCCAACTGGACACTC ACTGAGGCAGCTAGACATTGAGTTTATGAAGCATTTAAGTCGAACTGTGAACATCATTCCTGTCATTGCCAAAGCGGATACGCTGACTCCCGAGGAAAAAACAGAGTTCAAGCAGAGG GTAAGGAAGGAgctggaagtgtgtggaatcgAATTTTATCCACAAAAGGAGTTTGATGAAGACCAGGAGGACAAGGCAGATAACGATAAGATCAGG gagacCATGCCTTTTGCAGTAGTGGGAAGTGACAAAGAGTACCAAGTCAACTGCAAACGGGTTCTGGGTCGGAAGACTGCCTGGGGAATAGTAGAAG TTGAAAACCCAAATCACTGTGAATTCTCTCAACTACGGGACTTCTTGATCAG gTCTCACCTTCAAGATCTGAAAGAGGTCACCCACAACATCCACTACGAGACGTACCGGGCCAAAAGGCTCAATGACAATGGAGGACTCCATCCTATCTCAACCAGCAACAGCACCCAGGAAAGCAACCTGTGA